In one Niallia taxi genomic region, the following are encoded:
- a CDS encoding amino acid ABC transporter permease translates to MENKKAVTPLWRNKKMLPIFIQALFIILVGFVISVMVRNVQSGLDQIGLKIGLDYLNLKASFPIAESLISYTPDDPYKRAIVVGLLNTLKVSFFGIIIASVLGVFMGIARLSSNWLIRKLATVYVEVFRNTPLLVQIFIWNFAVFLPMPKIEDAASIGSFYFSNRGAAIPWFTVHDHSLTWIAVIVVLAVVTIFLFKKLTSIAINAGKHTYPLLSCIAVFALGFILFYFILGNGPFGISVPEFNGNAFESGTSLSIGFLSMLVALSIYTSTYIAEIVRAGILGVPKGQTEAAQALGFKSQTALRLIIFPQAIRIIIPPLTSQYLNLIKNSSLAMAVAYQDIVGIGNTIINQTGHTFETILIMIAVYLLFSLGTSLFMNFFNKKFQLVER, encoded by the coding sequence GTGGAGAATAAAAAAGCAGTAACGCCTCTATGGCGGAACAAAAAGATGTTGCCGATATTTATCCAAGCTCTGTTTATTATACTAGTTGGTTTTGTTATTTCTGTAATGGTCCGTAATGTTCAGTCTGGATTGGATCAAATTGGTTTGAAAATAGGGTTAGATTATTTAAATTTAAAGGCATCCTTTCCGATCGCAGAATCACTGATTTCCTATACACCTGATGATCCCTATAAAAGAGCAATTGTCGTAGGCTTATTAAATACACTAAAAGTCTCATTTTTCGGTATCATTATCGCATCAGTGCTTGGGGTTTTTATGGGGATTGCACGCTTGTCCTCAAACTGGCTTATTCGTAAATTGGCTACAGTATATGTAGAGGTATTCCGTAATACACCACTATTGGTACAAATATTCATTTGGAACTTCGCAGTTTTCCTGCCAATGCCCAAGATTGAGGATGCGGCATCAATCGGCTCTTTCTATTTTTCGAACAGAGGCGCAGCTATTCCTTGGTTTACCGTACATGACCATTCATTAACATGGATAGCAGTAATTGTTGTATTAGCTGTTGTCACCATATTTCTTTTCAAAAAGTTAACCTCCATAGCAATTAATGCAGGCAAACATACGTATCCGCTATTGTCTTGCATCGCAGTATTCGCACTTGGTTTTATTCTTTTTTATTTCATTTTAGGCAATGGGCCGTTTGGGATATCAGTACCAGAATTCAATGGCAATGCATTTGAGAGCGGAACATCCTTATCAATTGGTTTCTTGTCGATGCTAGTGGCATTGTCTATCTATACATCAACATATATAGCAGAAATTGTTCGCGCAGGTATCCTAGGAGTGCCAAAAGGACAGACAGAGGCAGCGCAAGCACTGGGCTTTAAAAGTCAAACAGCATTAAGGCTTATCATCTTTCCACAGGCTATCCGAATCATTATTCCTCCGCTAACGAGCCAGTACTTAAACTTAATTAAGAACTCGAGCTTAGCAATGGCTGTAGCCTATCAGGATATAGTCGGAATCGGCAATACGATTATTAATCAGACAGGACATACCTTTGAAACTATTCTTATTATGATTGCTGTGTATTTACTGTTTAGCTTAGGTACATCACTGTTCATGAATTTCTTTAATAAAAAATTCCAGTTGGTTGAAAGGTAG
- a CDS encoding amino acid ABC transporter substrate-binding protein: MKKNLSLLFSMLLVLVLALAGCSGNSEESNTSSGEESSKSTSMLETIIKRGTLKAGVNDALPGFGYIGSDGKNTGFDVDFAKAIAAGVLGDANKVEFRPLSATDRFTAVQSKEVDVLIRNTTWTTNRDAEVGLSFAPVTFYDGQGIMVPKDSDIKTLEDLEGKTIGVETGTTTELNLADQMKAAGVSYTPQTFDNADAVIAAYESGSIDAWTTDKSGLVSRQSMLQDPDAHVILDATLSKEPLAPAVLDNDEKWKDAVSWIVYATIQAEEFGITSANVDEFLESDNPEIQRLLGVGGNNLGEQLGIPNDFAYQVIKQVGNYGEIYDRNLGPDTVFKLERGQNALYSDGGLQYSIPFR; this comes from the coding sequence ATGAAAAAGAATTTATCATTACTTTTTAGCATGCTACTAGTACTTGTATTGGCATTGGCAGGTTGCTCTGGTAATTCAGAGGAGTCAAATACCAGCAGTGGAGAAGAAAGTTCGAAATCGACTAGTATGTTAGAAACGATCATTAAGAGGGGAACGTTGAAGGCTGGGGTAAATGATGCACTTCCTGGGTTTGGCTACATAGGTTCTGATGGAAAGAACACTGGTTTTGATGTTGACTTTGCTAAAGCGATTGCAGCTGGTGTTTTAGGGGATGCAAATAAGGTAGAATTCCGCCCGTTATCTGCAACAGACCGTTTCACAGCAGTTCAATCTAAAGAAGTGGATGTTCTTATCCGCAATACGACTTGGACGACAAACAGAGATGCTGAGGTTGGTTTAAGCTTTGCTCCTGTCACATTCTATGATGGACAGGGAATTATGGTGCCAAAAGACAGTGATATTAAAACATTAGAAGACTTAGAGGGAAAAACAATTGGAGTGGAAACAGGAACAACAACAGAATTAAATCTTGCTGATCAAATGAAAGCAGCTGGAGTAAGCTATACTCCACAAACATTTGATAATGCAGATGCAGTTATCGCAGCGTACGAGTCAGGCTCTATAGATGCATGGACAACAGATAAATCTGGGTTAGTATCACGTCAATCGATGCTTCAAGATCCAGATGCACATGTCATTCTTGATGCGACGCTTTCTAAAGAGCCATTAGCACCAGCAGTGCTTGATAATGATGAAAAATGGAAGGATGCAGTAAGCTGGATTGTATATGCAACTATCCAAGCGGAAGAGTTTGGCATTACATCTGCCAATGTAGATGAATTTTTGGAAAGTGATAATCCTGAAATTCAACGCTTACTCGGTGTTGGCGGCAATAATTTAGGAGAACAGCTTGGCATACCTAATGATTTTGCATACCAAGTAATCAAGCAAGTTGGTAACTATGGAGAAATTTATGATAGAAACCTTGGACCAGATACTGTATTTAAGCTTGAAAGAGGGCAAAACGCATTATATAGTGATGGCGGATTACAATACTCCATACCATTCCGTTAA
- a CDS encoding peptide chain release factor 3: MAKTFKDEVLSRRTFAIISHPDAGKTTLTEKLLLFGGAIRDAGTVKGKKTGKFATSDWMEIEKQRGISVTSSVMQFDYNNARVNILDTPGHQDFSEDTYRTLTAVDSAVMIIDSAKGIEEQTLKLFKVCRMRGIPIFTFINKLDRQGKAPLELLAELEEVMGIESYPMNWPIGMGKEFLGIYDRYYNRIEQFRVEDGEKYIPLNEDGEIEGDHPIKVDSLYDQTLEEIMLLNEAGNEFSAERINNGDLTPVFFGSALGNFGVQTFLETYLDFAPSPQPRNSSGGKIDPLSEEFSGFIFKIQANMNPAHRDRIAFLRICSGKFDRGMTVNLPRTGKQIKLAQSTQFMADDRSTVNEAVSGDIIGLYDPGFYQIGDTLTVNKNTFQYDKLPQFTPELFVRVTAKNVMKQKHFHKGIQQLVQEGAIQLYKTVKTEDYLLGAVGQLQFEVFEHRMRNEYNVDVLMEHVGSKIARWTVDEEVNENLSSGRSLLVEDRYGKKAFLFENEFALRWFQDKNPEVKLYNPMDSEEN, encoded by the coding sequence ATGGCTAAAACATTTAAAGATGAGGTATTGTCCCGACGTACCTTTGCGATTATATCCCACCCGGATGCTGGGAAAACGACGCTTACCGAAAAGCTGTTATTATTTGGAGGAGCAATTCGTGATGCTGGAACGGTAAAGGGAAAAAAGACAGGGAAATTTGCTACAAGTGACTGGATGGAAATTGAAAAGCAAAGAGGAATATCTGTAACATCCAGTGTCATGCAGTTTGATTATAACAATGCGAGAGTGAATATTCTCGACACACCAGGACACCAAGACTTCAGTGAAGATACGTATCGTACATTGACTGCTGTTGACAGTGCTGTAATGATAATCGACTCTGCAAAAGGGATTGAGGAGCAGACGCTTAAGCTGTTTAAAGTTTGTCGTATGAGAGGAATTCCGATCTTTACCTTTATTAACAAGCTGGATCGTCAAGGTAAAGCACCCCTTGAGCTTCTTGCCGAGTTAGAGGAAGTAATGGGAATTGAGTCATATCCAATGAACTGGCCGATTGGTATGGGTAAAGAGTTCTTAGGTATTTACGACCGTTATTATAACCGTATTGAGCAATTCCGCGTAGAAGATGGTGAAAAATATATTCCATTGAATGAGGATGGAGAAATTGAAGGAGACCATCCGATTAAAGTGGATTCTCTTTACGATCAGACTCTTGAAGAAATTATGCTGCTGAACGAGGCGGGTAATGAATTTTCTGCGGAAAGAATTAACAACGGCGACTTAACACCAGTGTTCTTTGGAAGTGCGTTAGGCAACTTTGGAGTGCAAACATTCTTGGAAACATATTTAGATTTCGCGCCATCTCCACAGCCAAGAAACTCTAGTGGAGGTAAAATTGACCCACTGTCAGAGGAATTCTCAGGCTTTATCTTTAAGATTCAGGCAAATATGAACCCTGCACATAGGGATAGAATTGCTTTCTTACGTATTTGCTCAGGTAAGTTTGACAGAGGAATGACTGTTAATTTACCAAGAACAGGGAAACAAATAAAGCTGGCACAATCCACGCAATTTATGGCAGATGACAGAAGTACTGTCAATGAAGCTGTCAGCGGTGATATTATCGGGTTATATGACCCTGGATTTTATCAAATTGGTGACACACTTACTGTGAATAAAAACACCTTCCAATATGATAAGCTGCCACAATTTACTCCAGAGCTTTTCGTTCGCGTAACAGCGAAAAACGTTATGAAACAAAAGCATTTCCATAAAGGGATACAGCAGCTAGTTCAAGAAGGTGCGATACAGCTTTATAAAACAGTAAAAACAGAGGATTATCTGCTTGGTGCTGTCGGTCAGCTGCAATTTGAAGTATTTGAACACCGAATGAGAAATGAATATAATGTGGATGTGCTTATGGAGCATGTCGGTTCTAAAATTGCCAGATGGACAGTGGATGAGGAAGTAAATGAAAACTTATCCAGCGGCAGAAGTCTGTTAGTTGAGGACCGTTATGGCAAAAAAGCATTCTTGTTTGAAAATGAGTTTGCCTTACGCTGGTTCCAAGACAAGAATCCAGAAGTTAAACTTTATAACCCAATGGATTCGGAAGAAAACTAA
- a CDS encoding NAD-dependent protein deacylase, protein MKLTEVIQNAKHLVVFTGAGMSTESGLPDFRSADKGLWTTEQKSYLSSTDALNNHLEDFIVFYRERVLGVSEYKPNEGHLILADWEARGLLKGIITQNVDGFHSMAGNKKIAELHGTLQKLHCQQCGKTYSSREYLHGIYKCNCGGTLRPSIVLFGEMLPSEAFLLAEDAAIQSDVFIVLGSSLNVSPANQLPLLASETGSKLIIINKERTEYDHLADLVLHESIGKVLNEIDKGLSGNR, encoded by the coding sequence ATGAAGCTGACAGAAGTAATTCAAAATGCGAAACATCTTGTCGTCTTTACAGGTGCAGGGATGTCGACAGAAAGTGGCTTGCCTGATTTTCGTTCTGCTGATAAAGGTTTATGGACAACAGAGCAAAAGTCTTATCTTTCTAGTACGGATGCTCTTAATAATCATTTAGAGGATTTTATCGTATTTTATAGGGAGAGGGTATTAGGGGTTTCTGAATATAAGCCAAATGAAGGTCATTTAATCTTGGCAGATTGGGAAGCGCGAGGACTGTTAAAAGGAATCATCACCCAAAATGTCGATGGTTTTCACAGTATGGCGGGAAACAAAAAGATAGCAGAGCTTCACGGCACACTGCAAAAGCTTCATTGCCAGCAATGCGGAAAAACGTATTCCAGCAGAGAATATTTGCATGGAATATATAAGTGTAATTGTGGTGGTACATTGCGGCCGTCTATCGTTTTATTTGGAGAAATGCTGCCAAGTGAGGCGTTTTTACTTGCAGAGGATGCTGCCATCCAATCAGATGTGTTTATCGTTTTAGGCTCCTCATTGAATGTTTCACCAGCGAATCAGCTGCCACTGCTCGCAAGTGAAACAGGAAGCAAGCTAATTATCATTAATAAAGAGCGAACAGAGTATGACCATCTCGCTGATTTGGTTCTTCATGAAAGTATTGGAAAAGTGCTTAATGAAATAGATAAGGGGCTATCAGGCAATAGATAA
- a CDS encoding YkvA family protein, with the protein MAILKKNDIEKGYQKHEKKAASLVEQPARLAGLLKKAIPKASSKRKGLSPVWEKLQLLFSLVRAYQDGTYRSISKKSMVLIVAGILYFISPIDIIPDFIFGIGIVDDALVLKYILQAVNQELIAYKDWKDYKQN; encoded by the coding sequence ATGGCCATATTAAAGAAGAATGACATAGAAAAAGGCTATCAAAAGCATGAGAAAAAAGCAGCTTCACTCGTTGAACAGCCCGCAAGATTAGCTGGACTGTTAAAGAAGGCCATTCCAAAAGCGTCATCTAAAAGAAAAGGGTTATCCCCAGTATGGGAGAAGCTTCAATTGCTGTTTTCTTTGGTTAGAGCTTACCAGGATGGCACATATCGCAGTATTAGTAAAAAATCCATGGTGCTTATTGTTGCTGGGATTTTATACTTTATATCCCCAATAGATATTATCCCTGACTTTATTTTTGGAATTGGTATAGTTGACGATGCACTTGTTTTAAAATACATCCTGCAAGCCGTCAACCAGGAACTGATTGCTTATAAGGACTGGAAAGATTACAAACAAAATTGA
- a CDS encoding ABC transporter substrate-binding protein: MKKILLLIAAVLLIAGCSNTKEENKEQSDGKKQKITVVLDWTANTNHTGLYVAKEKGYFDEEGLDVDIITPGEAGADSLVASGKADFGVSYQEGITQARVQGVPIVSIAAIIQHNTSGFASPVDKNIKSPKDFVGKTYGGWGSEVESSVISSLMKQEKTDIKDVDIINIGDADYFTAMKQNIDFAWIYYGWTGVEAELRGEKINMIYLTDYSDKLDYYTPVLSTNEKMIADKPETVKSFLKAASQGYEYAIDNPDDAASILLKNAPDLDEELVKKSQEWLAAKYQDDAPRWGEQKLSVWENYAGWMYDNNLLEKKLEADKAFTNEFLPDGGDK, translated from the coding sequence ATGAAGAAAATCTTATTGCTGATTGCTGCAGTTCTGCTTATCGCAGGCTGTAGTAATACTAAGGAAGAAAACAAGGAACAAAGCGATGGCAAAAAGCAAAAGATTACAGTCGTTCTTGACTGGACAGCAAATACGAACCACACAGGATTGTATGTAGCAAAGGAAAAAGGATATTTTGACGAAGAAGGACTTGATGTAGATATCATTACACCTGGTGAAGCTGGGGCGGATTCGTTAGTTGCCTCTGGAAAAGCTGACTTTGGCGTAAGCTATCAGGAAGGAATTACCCAAGCAAGAGTCCAAGGTGTGCCCATTGTATCCATTGCGGCAATTATCCAGCACAACACGTCAGGGTTTGCCTCACCTGTAGACAAAAACATTAAATCACCTAAAGATTTCGTTGGCAAAACATACGGTGGCTGGGGTTCAGAAGTAGAGTCCTCTGTTATCTCTTCATTAATGAAGCAAGAAAAAACAGATATTAAAGATGTCGATATTATTAATATCGGTGATGCAGACTATTTCACGGCAATGAAGCAAAACATTGATTTCGCCTGGATATATTATGGCTGGACAGGTGTAGAAGCTGAATTACGTGGAGAAAAAATTAACATGATTTACTTGACTGATTACAGTGATAAGCTTGATTACTACACACCTGTTCTATCTACAAATGAAAAAATGATTGCAGACAAGCCTGAAACTGTTAAATCCTTCTTGAAAGCAGCATCACAAGGTTATGAATACGCAATCGATAATCCAGATGATGCAGCTTCCATCCTCCTAAAAAATGCACCAGATTTGGATGAAGAGCTTGTGAAGAAAAGCCAAGAATGGCTTGCAGCTAAATATCAGGATGATGCACCTCGCTGGGGAGAGCAAAAGCTGTCCGTTTGGGAAAACTATGCCGGCTGGATGTATGACAACAACCTTCTTGAGAAGAAGCTTGAAGCAGATAAAGCATTTACAAATGAATTCTTACCTGATGGAGGAGATAAATAA
- a CDS encoding thiamine-binding protein → MANALISVQIIPKTKNGENVIPYVDEAIKIIEESGVKFEVHPLETTMEGDMEELFHVISLMNKKMIEIGSSNVITQIKVLYQPTGIEMEDLTGKYR, encoded by the coding sequence ATGGCAAACGCATTGATTAGTGTACAAATCATTCCAAAAACAAAAAACGGGGAAAATGTCATTCCATATGTGGATGAAGCAATTAAAATTATTGAAGAATCAGGTGTTAAATTCGAAGTCCACCCATTGGAGACAACAATGGAGGGAGATATGGAAGAACTGTTTCACGTTATCAGCTTAATGAATAAAAAGATGATAGAAATCGGGTCCAGCAATGTTATCACTCAAATTAAGGTTCTTTATCAGCCTACGGGAATAGAGATGGAAGATTTAACGGGGAAATATCGTTAA
- a CDS encoding ABC transporter permease, with protein sequence MNTFIAKTWRPVLVLLLLFCLWEAAVRYFEIEDWLLPSPSAIFHEAVLSWDTFSIHAFATAKLSVTGFLIGSAVGLIIAIILHRIVFFRESVYPLLILSQNIPTIVLAPLLVVWFGFGILPKLIVITLVCFFPITVACLDGFRQTSPELKHFMQMSGSTKRQVFWKLEWPYALPSIFSGLKISATYSVMGAVISEWLGSKEGIGVYMTMASRSFRTDRVFVAIFAIMMLSLLFFIVIKLLEKWCIRGSKEEK encoded by the coding sequence ATGAATACATTTATCGCAAAAACCTGGAGACCAGTTCTGGTTCTCCTTCTTTTATTTTGTTTATGGGAAGCAGCTGTACGCTACTTTGAGATTGAAGACTGGCTCCTGCCTTCTCCGTCGGCCATTTTCCATGAAGCAGTATTAAGCTGGGATACCTTTTCTATTCATGCATTCGCAACTGCAAAGCTGTCAGTTACAGGTTTTTTAATTGGCAGTGCCGTCGGGCTGATAATCGCTATTATATTGCATCGTATCGTTTTCTTTAGAGAGTCTGTTTATCCGCTTTTGATTTTGTCGCAAAACATCCCGACAATTGTGCTTGCTCCACTGCTTGTTGTGTGGTTTGGCTTTGGTATCTTGCCGAAGCTGATTGTGATTACACTAGTTTGCTTTTTTCCGATTACCGTAGCTTGTCTGGATGGTTTTAGGCAAACATCACCTGAGCTTAAGCATTTTATGCAAATGTCTGGCAGCACAAAACGGCAGGTTTTCTGGAAGCTGGAATGGCCTTATGCCCTTCCTTCTATTTTCTCAGGCTTAAAAATTTCTGCCACTTATAGTGTTATGGGCGCAGTCATCTCAGAATGGCTTGGATCTAAAGAAGGCATCGGGGTTTATATGACAATGGCCTCACGCTCGTTTAGAACAGACCGTGTTTTTGTTGCGATATTTGCCATCATGATGCTAAGCCTGCTCTTCTTTATTGTCATTAAATTGCTTGAAAAATGGTGCATTCGTGGTAGCAAGGAGGAGAAATAA
- a CDS encoding ABC transporter ATP-binding protein: MGTLELKNVSMSYDTKRVLEQLNMTIHDGEFISILGPSGSGKSTIFHLIGGMLTPDEGAIYLNNKEITGKKGHISYMPQAPSLFPWRTVLENVLLIQEINGKKDKQLALDMLKKAGLADYAYAYPDDLSGGMKQRVSFVRALMSPMPLLCLDEPFGALDELTRLDMQKWLLSLWSLDKRTVLFITHNIEEALYLSDRIYILPSNPNDSLMEVTVPFPRPRADDLWLNEEFLEWKKDIYYKLKPSGMTAK; this comes from the coding sequence TTGGGTACATTGGAATTGAAAAATGTAAGTATGTCATATGATACAAAAAGGGTGCTAGAACAACTGAATATGACTATTCATGATGGGGAGTTTATTTCTATATTAGGACCCTCTGGAAGCGGAAAAAGCACCATTTTCCATCTGATCGGCGGAATGCTAACACCTGATGAAGGAGCTATCTACTTGAATAACAAGGAAATCACGGGGAAAAAGGGCCATATTAGCTATATGCCACAAGCACCTTCTTTATTTCCTTGGAGGACAGTCCTGGAAAATGTATTGCTTATCCAAGAAATCAACGGCAAAAAAGACAAACAGCTGGCACTTGATATGCTCAAAAAAGCAGGACTAGCTGATTATGCGTACGCCTATCCCGATGATTTATCAGGTGGAATGAAGCAGCGTGTTTCCTTTGTGCGGGCGTTGATGAGTCCAATGCCCCTGCTTTGCTTGGATGAACCATTCGGTGCACTTGATGAACTAACTAGACTGGACATGCAAAAATGGCTTCTGTCCTTGTGGAGTTTGGATAAAAGAACGGTCCTTTTCATTACGCATAATATTGAGGAAGCACTATATTTATCAGACCGAATCTATATACTGCCCTCTAATCCAAACGACTCACTTATGGAAGTAACTGTACCATTCCCAAGACCTAGAGCAGATGACCTTTGGCTAAACGAGGAGTTCCTTGAGTGGAAAAAAGACATATACTATAAGCTTAAGCCTTCAGGAATGACAGCAAAATGA
- a CDS encoding TatD family hydrolase, translated as MNKIIDAHIHLDQYTDKAIRKMQSDDTIEHIITVSMDKASSIRNLQLSRTFSSVHTAFGFHPEQPIRGESYFADLFDWIRNHQTEMIAIGEVGLPHYERLKDPKSYPLEPYLEILEQFILLAKELQKPIVLHCIYEEAPLALDLLEKHSYMAAQFHWFKGSNSTLERMMSNGCYLSFTPDIHYEHDIQLIARNYPLHRIMAETDGPWPFEGLFRNMETTPAMIHQSIEKIAQLKEITTAQSYKQVLVNTKTFFAL; from the coding sequence ATGAATAAAATAATTGATGCTCATATCCATCTCGATCAGTATACAGACAAAGCAATTCGAAAAATGCAATCAGATGATACAATTGAACATATTATCACTGTCTCAATGGATAAAGCCTCCTCAATCCGTAATTTGCAGTTAAGCAGAACTTTCTCATCCGTTCACACTGCATTCGGCTTCCATCCTGAGCAACCAATCCGTGGGGAAAGCTATTTTGCAGACTTATTCGATTGGATTAGAAACCACCAAACGGAAATGATTGCCATCGGAGAGGTTGGACTGCCGCATTATGAGCGGCTCAAGGATCCGAAAAGTTATCCGCTAGAGCCATATTTGGAAATACTCGAGCAATTTATTTTGCTCGCAAAGGAGCTCCAAAAACCAATCGTTTTACATTGTATATATGAGGAAGCTCCTCTTGCCTTAGACCTGTTGGAAAAGCACAGCTATATGGCCGCCCAGTTTCATTGGTTTAAAGGCAGCAATTCAACATTGGAACGGATGATGAGTAACGGTTGCTATTTATCATTTACACCAGATATTCATTACGAACACGATATTCAATTAATCGCAAGGAACTATCCGCTTCATCGCATAATGGCAGAAACGGATGGCCCTTGGCCCTTTGAAGGACTATTTCGAAATATGGAAACAACGCCAGCAATGATTCATCAATCGATTGAAAAAATAGCACAATTAAAAGAAATTACAACAGCTCAAAGCTATAAGCAAGTTTTAGTAAATACAAAAACCTTCTTCGCTTTATAG
- a CDS encoding cobalamin B12-binding domain-containing protein encodes MTHFVSAKEFALALLEGNIQKSMAIIQELDYQGYHTAFIYDELITPAMKYIGELWQRNEISVAEEHLATGICEVILSHYMLNIQQADTQEKKVLLFCLEGEHHTIGLKMCASTFQENGWEVKNLGPNLPLEHAVYMARKWKPDVIGMSLSMSFSIPTLRPYIEELERLAPKPAIIVGSRLIQEYDLQQYCSPSTIFISEQSELKSWLQKYNNTNSLIHSVRSDNF; translated from the coding sequence TTGACTCACTTCGTTTCAGCTAAGGAGTTTGCCTTAGCCCTATTAGAAGGCAATATACAAAAAAGCATGGCAATCATTCAAGAATTAGATTATCAAGGCTATCATACCGCTTTCATATACGACGAATTAATTACCCCTGCAATGAAATATATAGGAGAACTTTGGCAGAGAAATGAAATTAGTGTCGCTGAGGAACATTTGGCAACAGGTATATGTGAAGTTATCTTATCTCATTACATGTTGAATATACAGCAGGCTGATACCCAGGAAAAGAAGGTATTATTATTTTGTCTTGAAGGGGAGCATCATACAATCGGCTTAAAAATGTGTGCTTCTACCTTTCAGGAGAATGGCTGGGAAGTTAAAAACCTTGGACCCAACCTTCCACTCGAGCATGCAGTTTATATGGCCCGAAAATGGAAGCCTGATGTTATTGGCATGTCTCTTTCCATGTCCTTTTCCATTCCAACACTCCGTCCGTATATCGAAGAGCTTGAGAGACTCGCTCCAAAACCTGCAATCATTGTTGGAAGTAGACTCATTCAAGAATATGATTTGCAGCAGTACTGCAGTCCTTCTACTATTTTTATCTCTGAACAATCGGAATTAAAGTCTTGGCTACAAAAATATAATAACACAAATAGCTTGATTCATTCTGTAAGGAGTGATAATTTCTGA